In one window of Pseudodesulfovibrio sediminis DNA:
- a CDS encoding GGDEF domain-containing protein yields the protein MVKSDFQEVSRTRVFASFQEDVLGYIGLYGGLKEALASEEFDTYVRRNHRLQQDKRPPAKGTPPLVDRWEQPPFKLLLLDADGVVVMPAGGLKVGEKVSAAVMEEAVPIELKGEVVALGSTIGDEVFTPQDMRYLGAVKQSLIRGALIAIGLSLVLGVVFGRRLSKAVTDLTTAVKLMHEHREEVWQVEVTSNDELGELAESFNEMNVELARAHTELRELAIKDPLTGLYNRRHFDEQAMHYYESATRYEQPLSVMVGDLDHFKQINDTFSHEIGDLVLEKVAELFEKNTRKSDVVARYGGEEFVVLFAHTNKEHAAVSCENIRQAIEAYPWEEYHPDLKVTLSMGLCDATILGSVSSMISQADKLLYQAKSEGRNRLVKG from the coding sequence ATGGTGAAAAGCGATTTTCAGGAGGTCTCCAGAACTCGTGTTTTCGCATCGTTTCAGGAGGATGTACTCGGGTACATCGGACTGTACGGCGGCTTGAAAGAAGCGTTGGCATCCGAAGAATTTGACACCTATGTGCGTCGAAATCATCGACTGCAACAGGACAAACGGCCCCCTGCGAAGGGGACACCGCCTTTGGTGGACAGGTGGGAGCAGCCTCCATTCAAACTCCTGCTTCTGGATGCGGACGGTGTGGTCGTCATGCCCGCCGGAGGGCTGAAGGTGGGAGAAAAGGTGTCGGCTGCCGTCATGGAGGAAGCCGTTCCCATCGAGTTGAAGGGAGAGGTTGTCGCGCTTGGTTCAACTATCGGAGATGAGGTCTTTACCCCTCAGGACATGCGCTATCTCGGCGCGGTGAAGCAATCACTGATTCGGGGCGCCCTTATAGCGATAGGGCTGTCGTTGGTCCTTGGAGTGGTGTTTGGCCGACGTTTGAGCAAGGCCGTCACCGACCTGACGACCGCGGTCAAGCTCATGCATGAACATCGTGAAGAGGTCTGGCAGGTGGAGGTCACTTCCAATGACGAGTTGGGCGAGCTGGCGGAGTCATTTAACGAAATGAATGTGGAGTTGGCCCGGGCGCATACGGAGTTGCGGGAGCTGGCGATCAAGGACCCGCTCACCGGCCTGTACAATCGTCGTCATTTTGATGAACAGGCCATGCACTACTACGAAAGCGCAACCCGGTATGAACAACCCCTGTCAGTCATGGTCGGTGATCTGGATCATTTCAAGCAGATCAATGATACATTTTCGCACGAGATCGGCGATCTGGTTCTGGAAAAAGTGGCCGAACTGTTTGAAAAGAATACCCGCAAGAGTGATGTCGTGGCCCGGTATGGCGGCGAAGAGTTCGTGGTGCTCTTTGCTCATACCAACAAGGAACATGCCGCAGTGTCCTGCGAGAATATTCGGCAGGCCATTGAAGCATATCCGTGGGAGGAATATCATCCCGATCTCAAGGTGACACTTTCCATGGGGTTATGCGATGCCACGATTCTCGGATCTGTCAGTTCCATGATTTCACAGGCTGACAAGTTGCTGTATCAAGCCAAATCAGAGGGCAGAAATCGGCTTGTGAAGGGCTAG